Genomic DNA from Cloeon dipterum chromosome 3, ieCloDipt1.1, whole genome shotgun sequence:
GCAGATGTAAGCGAAAGACTATCAACATATCTCAGTCGGCTCTGTTTTGcaacttttgcttttaaagCAGGTAACCACTCTCATTTGATTCTGTGAGGAAGAATACTATTATCATGCGcataaatattaacttttacGATAGCGAGCGCAATCATTTGAGCTTTGAGATAATCCATAGTAAAATTATACTCATACACGcaacgaaaaatattatttttataaccaGAGTTCAAACTCAAAATTGGTGAACGCAGATCACCCGTTAACATTttagaacatttaaaaataaatgctgcaACAGTTAGATCTCACGTGACGCAGTAATTAtgtgtaataaaatatgatttacttttggtttaatttgaattttcgtaatcaattattttaaaatgtcctTTTCCTTTCATCCTGTTTAGAATGCAGGAGATTCGAGCGTCAGCCCTCGCTTTCCTGATTCTCTTTGCTCGATTAGCAGCGGGAAGCGGAATGATGAATGTTGTATTCGAGCCGAGCAGCGTGCGGCAGCTTGAGATGATGAGCAGTAGAAGCGTTATCGTCTGGACCAACAACCATTCTTTTGCGAACCAATCATTGTGTGCTTTTTCATCAGTAACTGAGGTTGCCGACGTCTATGAGCAGTGAGCAATAAATccttatttatatattaaacatttctgcctcaattgctacaattttattttagaccGTTGGAATTTGAGTTGGCCGAGGATGGGAGCCACTCGAAATACAAATCCAACTTTACAATTGTTGGAAGGTTTCTGGGCTACTCCAAAGTGTACCTTCGCACCTGCGCTCAGGACACGCGAGATTGGGAAGACAGTGAAAAAATGACTGTCTCGGTTATATCCATGGATAACGTAATTGACAGTAACATCTTCATTGGCACTTTCGCAGTCCTGATTATCTTCGCCAACTTCAACTTTGGATGCGCCCTCGACTTAACTGTTGTTGAAAAAGCTCTCAAGAAACCCATCGGCATCACCATTGGATTGTTTTCTCAATTTGTGTTCATGCCTCtggtaatatttttgttcttcgACGTGACCAGAAAACGCGACAAGAAaccattttgcaaatttctagATGAGTTTCTTCACCGCACGACTGTTATTTCCTGGTCAGCCAGCCCTCCAGTTTGGCCTTTTCTTCGCTGGTTGCTCACCTGGGGGAGTGGGCAGCAACCTTTGGACTCTGATACTCGATGGCAACCTTGACCTGTCCGTCACGATGACGGCGGTCAGCACGTTTGCCAGTTTCCGTAATATACTATTAAggcttttttctttcaattccaattaattttgctaatttatttctaaagtcACCATTCCGTTTTGGGTGTTCACTCTGGGCCACGTCATTTTCGCCGACGCCGAGATCGGAATTCCCTATAAAAACTTGGTGTTAACAACTGCGACACTTTTATTCCCCCTTCTCGGCGGTGTTTGCATCAAGTGCAAATATCCCAAGGTGGCCAAGTTTCTCGCGAAGACTCTTAAACCACTCGCTGGTGTCACGATCATATACACCACCGCTGCCACCTTTTTGAAGGCGTTCCTTTTCAAATTGGTCAACTTGAGGGTGAGatatactattttttaatttattttaatctcgttctcattttatgaaattttctcagCTTCTGATGGCGTGCATCAGCAATCCTATCCTTGGCTACCTGTTCGGTGCAATTTTGTCCATGCTATTCAGGCAGAGTGAAAAGGACGTAATAGCCATCTCAATCGAAACTGGTCTACAAAATTTGGGAATCGCAATTTTGCTATTGAAGACTACACTTGAACGTCCAGAAAGGGACATTTCAGAAGGTAAATAATACGCttcctgtttattttttgtatcagTCATTTATCTTTCATCAGTTGTGCCGTTGATAATTGTCATCGCGACCCAGGTGCCCCTTGGAATCCTGTTTGTTATTTCGAAAATCCGCAATCGCAACCGAGCAAACAGAATCGTGGAAACAGATGCTTCTGAAGATAGTTTTCCACTCAAGAAGATGCCAATCATTGTCGAGATGCAAgcataataaaatcaactCTACAAAATTGAACTCAAAATGAATGTTATTCctcaacttttaaaaatagcacgCATTTCTCCCGATTGAAATcggttaatttttatcatggaaaaatttagttttgttatttgttatCGTTTATAGTAGCACACaactcaataatttttctattttcgcCACTAactgaaaaaaacaaacagaaagAGCCATTTGATCATTTTGGTTTTATCGAATCAAACAGTAATTTTAACCTAAATACCTTTAATAATTCGATAGCAAAGGACTGTACTAcatttatagaaataaaataatcgcgCAAGGTAGTGTGAGGTGTGACTCAAAATAGAATGAGGATCGCATCAAGTGTATATATTAATAGAGAGGTCaacaaaattaagattatTACATTGAGGCTTGCTGCAGAAgtcaatttgtttattgctcCTTTCCGCTCTAACCCTACGACAACTTTGAATGACGCCACACTGACCCCACTTTTATCTAGAGCCCCTCCAATATAAAAGGACAGCGAAAAAGGTgtttgaaaagtaaataaacgACCAGCACGCACGGATGGCAATGCAAAATCACAACTCCGCGGCACACTGATCCTGCTTCTACTGGCCATCGCTCTACCGTCGCTCCTCACTCTCAGCCCGCAATCTTGACAAGGCGCTGATTACGCAAATCAATGCGATAGAGGACCACAGGCATGGACTGATCGACTCGCCAGCCAGATTGGTCCTGTCGGCGCCCAAGCTTTGTTTTTCGTGCAGCTTTACTACAATAGAGTAAGTGCATTTTGTTTTGCCTCTTGACACAACTTACTACCTATTACAGCGATAACTGCGGTATaacgtatttttgttttgcacttTAGAGATTACGCGCATTTTTGTTCCATTAGTGTTGAAACGGTATTTGTTTGCATTGCCTCTGACCTCAAAGCACAGATGACAACAAGTCATGTTTGAAAACTGTGTACTGCAAAAACAATCAAGCCAATAAATTAACTGCGTTTAATTCGCACGTAATTACTAGGAGAAGTGCCTTCTCTAGACACGCGTGTCCCATCAATATACACTTCAGTTATCGTTGGTTTTACCTCGACGCTGAGATGTGCAATTAACATAATGTTTGAACATAGGCGCCGGTTAAAAGCTTTCAAAAGATAAAGTAGCTCAAAAGGCAAAGGTACGATTTAATCTATAATTTGCACAATATTCAATGTGagattatttgattttgaaccaaaagGTGCACTAATATcacaatttgatcaaaatgaTTACtatccaaataataataatatgtttttttaacctttggCATGTACACAAATTGACAATTGAGAGCAATTTGTGTCAgctttaaaagaatttctgtACCTAAAGAAATGTTATGATTCAAGTGAATTCTTGGCATTTGCAGaacatttatgatttttgtgtgCACTTTTTGTTTGTGCAATTTGAGGGGCATATATTTAGAAATGTAACCATATCTGATGTATGACCTCGCCAAGAGACAAtaaagttataaattattattattatcaaatcacaaatattaacacaaaatgtaacaaacaataatattacaactctttaacaaaatcaaattactcGTCAGCACTGTAGAATCAATGCACGTACACAAATGAACGCAAATTAAGCAGCAACAAACTCTTTGAGCTCGGGCGCAGAGACACTGGCAATACGTTAAACACATTCGCACATGTGGATGAGTTGTATTTGGACGTCACTGTCGTTTGATAGCCAgaataagaattaatttaaatcacatgTAGAGGTCTCAGCTCATTTTgtgtcacgtgggcagccgccagccgccggcgAAAAAGggtaagaaattaaaagagtgcaggagcaaaaatgtatttttgcgTCCATCGGGCCGTTAAGCACTAATATTGGTCTATCAAACTtgacgtttaaaaatttgccagctgcgccagccaccggtgaaaatggccagccgccgcataaaaaattcggctaagccgGCCCCGCCAGCcaccgccttaaatctcgcgacTGGGAcctctaattaaaaacaagaaaacaaaaacaagaaaggcaataaataaatttttaaaaataaaaattatgatttttgttatttataaatGCAGGGGTAACATAAATATATCTGAAAAACATGTATAAAGTTGAAACGCCGATAGTTTATGTTGTTTATAAAATAGGTATCTCTAAGCTTGTGTGAGCATTTTCAACAGGCGCAAACTaatacaaaacaatttatttttttggctcggagaatttaattttgaaacattatttgtcAGATTTTAGCTCACAAAATGCAGCCCAATATGACCAAAATGACTGCATCAACCCTCACATTGCTCTTGATAGTGGTCTCAGGAATCGCAGGAACACCAGCATCCACTGTCACTTTCATTGAGCAGATAGAGTTTGAGCCCGACAGCGTCCGCCAACTCGTGATCTCGCTGAATGAGACTGTCGTTGTTTGGTCGAACGAATCGTTCACCGGGCTCTCCATCTGCGTCGCCTCTACCGACAGTGAAGTGGCGATCGTCACATCCGAGTAAACTAAAATCTATTTCTATTAACAACCCCTTTTGTTCGTCGTCAAGCTGAACTGAAATTTGTATAAACTCTGATGCCGCATGTAATTTTTCTGTGCAtcttaaacaaacaaaagtattgtttctttattgttttgataaaatgatttgctgaaaattaggaatcaattattttttttaaattaagaaacgATTGTTTATAGATTACCcctttcaaatgattttttttattttattaggtcCCTTTTTTATCCACTACATTAtacaatttcatttctttcatCCTCAACAGGCCGTTAATATTTGAACCTTCTGGCGGTGAGCATCACTCCAAGTTCAGGTCTAGCTTTGAGGTAACCGGCAATTTTCTGGGCTACACGAGACTTTACCTGCTGGATTGCTCGTCGCGCAATGAGTCGAGCGCAGCCAAGCCGGATAAGGAGTCGAGCGTGTTTGTGTCGGTCATCAGGGAGGACAGCGGCATGGATAATTACATACTGGGTACCATCACCGTGCTCATGTTTTTCATGTACATCAATTTCGGGTGCGCCCTCAACCTGCCCGTGGTGAAGAAAACGCTGAAAAGGCCGATTGGCATCACGATCGGACTGGTCTCGCAGTTCATCTTCATGCCCTTGGTAAATTGAAATAGCCTTTCAGctgatttttccaaatctGACGACAGATGAGTTTCGGTCTCGCCAGACTCTTGTTTCCCGACCAGCCAGCCCTTCAGCTCGGCCTCTTTTTCATCGGCAGCTCGCCCGGCGGCGCGGCCAGCAATATCTGGACGCTGGTTCTCGAGGGAAATCTCGACCTGTCGGTCACCATGACGGCAGTCAGCACTTTCGTTAGCTTCGGTAAAAAAGCAGGCACCAGAATTGaatcaattgaatttattctatttttagttACCATTCCCATTTGGGTTTTCTCGCTTGGAGGCGTTATTTTCGAGGAAGCAAACATTGGAGTGCCGTACGTGAAGATCGCAGTGATCGCCATCACTCTGTTCGTGCCCTTGGTCATTGGCGTTTTGTTCCAAATT
This window encodes:
- the LOC135939796 gene encoding sodium-dependent organic anion transporter-like, encoding MQEIRASALAFLILFARLAAGSGMMNVVFEPSSVRQLEMMSSRSVIVWTNNHSFANQSLCAFSSVTEVADVYEQPLEFELAEDGSHSKYKSNFTIVGRFLGYSKVYLRTCAQDTRDWEDSEKMTVSVISMDNVIDSNIFIGTFAVLIIFANFNFGCALDLTVVEKALKKPIGITIGLFSQFVFMPLMSFFTARLLFPGQPALQFGLFFAGCSPGGVGSNLWTLILDGNLDLSVTMTAVSTFASFLTIPFWVFTLGHVIFADAEIGIPYKNLVLTTATLLFPLLGGVCIKCKYPKVAKFLAKTLKPLAGVTIIYTTAATFLKAFLFKLVNLRLLMACISNPILGYLFGAILSMLFRQSEKDVIAISIETGLQNLGIAILLLKTTLERPERDISEVVPLIIVIATQVPLGILFVISKIRNRNRANRIVETDASEDSFPLKKMPIIVEMQA
- the LOC135939625 gene encoding sodium/bile acid cotransporter 5-like gives rise to the protein MQPNMTKMTASTLTLLLIVVSGIAGTPASTVTFIEQIEFEPDSVRQLVISLNETVVVWSNESFTGLSICVASTDSEVAIVTSEPLIFEPSGGEHHSKFRSSFEVTGNFLGYTRLYLLDCSSRNESSAAKPDKESSVFVSVIREDSGMDNYILGTITVLMFFMYINFGCALNLPVVKKTLKRPIGITIGLVSQFIFMPLMSFGLARLLFPDQPALQLGLFFIGSSPGGAASNIWTLVLEGNLDLSVTMTAVSTFVSFVTIPIWVFSLGGVIFEEANIGVPYVKIAVIAITLFVPLVIGVLFQIFLPKVSNFLGKILKPFAVIMLPIIIFGTFTNLYLFKFLTWQLGVAAILDPLLGYLFGAIVSKLFGLDTRDTIAISIETGIQNTAIAVLLLKFALETPESDIAAICPVAVFLMTQIPLSILLIFIKIRECRGRKDAEKGIRPDEYVEIPLKRQIST